Proteins from a single region of Parambassis ranga chromosome 16, fParRan2.1, whole genome shotgun sequence:
- the LOC114448334 gene encoding histone-lysine N-methyltransferase ASH1L-like isoform X1, translated as MDQRVKGGTPPTTSSTVDPTSAPEDSEQDQKRRGEGVNGDVGKKEEEKRGAGRKREGDKGAVLELLIEGRCGSVGQQQLQISGREASCPDGNVRVRIGLQAKRTKKPPKILESYVCKPTIRTYQRHSRGGLLRGDGEGGAGQQGKTSSTPAEATREPHSGLDAVQTTSKQTASAASPPLTSSSSSSLQSLSLSSTTASTPASVPAVTSQGTKSAKQVPIKLADKTEVNSNGSSERVKKDKLPGVNGQPVPAGPCLPTTDQAASTTLSAPSNQTVSTLEPRNDGNTSKKHNGLVQTTKQKGLSNGKGSANVLGTSISSKSKVGKQSSSSVSSMDSSTRPPVSTSSNKELSSKSRPDSPSYPSVTSKPQSSPTVDPSAAQSQGQDDSLEKKKKAKKEKRKEKKSKRDRLEAESRAKSESRKQEVKKKKKEKGKNAKIRHGKEKDERYRSDDIRRDEVQTDRGKTEKKKDDLSPDRQRTEENNSKCGETADKIDKASKIANPGRADEKEKTDDSCKPVKQAEPATTTGDISKSKEQDVSRHSTVPPSHHSSAPPSLAMPAAHAPISPPSSPQEQDSRPLKKRKARRPSWTKLVHRAQRAENQEAPSDSQHNPSLSFPQNTKTPLPAKATIQQSDESHPAPSSSLTTGSSPLSSATKPSTPKQIHPTSESSPINAVRKRGRPKSHSTSLDDPPHHRLLLNDIPSELSLLGCDGVQKAPALEPSPMLQCAAPTKSSPKKRGRPPKRPLPEDQSGDALNHTERSEEFQRPDRGNRQLKIRRLINEMKKRKKRRLHKVMLSGYVGKEGRGGEAADGETSLRMCKSIEATTVHTLSALSSSFGSKLGPQINVSKRGTIYMGKRRGRKPKSQTANLNSNSQNSTQTSLFTNPSETSLFSSNPPQAPPSHPFPSPSLTHSSGAQSPYSEGSLTEPTSSLVFPHPFSLPSPSSSCTSPRPPSSSSLSPFVKKSCPCQGRHHFPFHQSSCKLSCPTPPLHHAPGSPGHLKEATPSPRSESHSEETLPSDSGIGTDNNSISERGEIRGARGMLRLGQGSGLILGGQRHPPSFVDRPSPVSSPLSHMARHANPITNSNAAERHRDRHRHRRRDYDCSPSCTCMCPCPCPGHTKCTHSDYYPCLGHNALKRQKNKHKKKHQQLHMQDPEFLAELEELIGQFSEVHIGRRSWARTGLGQGFDGNQSAAGGRRHHSSSHSLRSNIFRINLNGFYSPHPSSFPTNPSFSSQPYYPCHCNRKPDRRQCGCPSKFQETIENMGFYSSYPPPLYHHLPSSYPLPSPHQYAPHQPHHAHFLLNPARFHRRRSRLLREGALGGEVEGDIRGGSGGGPHLSSGFTSSFSCGCGRNEHKHKHKHRHRHCERDMDEEEDLHEDEEEDGLEREGLARSKPRSGFILGQGQGGRKGTRGMGSMLSKESPWLCDSRNDSFSAAAASSSSSAERYKHTSLTSLGLGSSHLSSFGGGWGGLGQSWTKFGGLGSMRFGNSNPSWRGFSGDRNAGRLTVSDGEDEEEGAEESHLYRTSPSPTHTNLFTSAAMATGGRGLRSGLASRNPGSGDRSVRRDEPAWTERREAGLQGDTRSRGQQKSVPTPDSSAVKNKRRPGRPRKHPLPSTVSSPTHSSATPSMSSPDLMPGYSHSRDGREVGGRKEEIVPERGRGGGDTVQQVTELELQAKRKRGRKRKHGDSPCHQSVTEDTFECDSLPECFSQSDFDQAPSQPAAIQSEERADGPPKKKFLRAGLYSDDYKTTDPPSHAQKNCRESMEYTPGEHEYSLLPAPIHVGKYLRLKRIHFQLPYDVMWLWQHNQLQRQPAVPLKRKRRYCKLPLLGRLKERTVCSQQTAEESSSDITSLFPHLNMEPLTSSERSFVVKHHVFLVRNWELVRDRQIRMRIERERERDAEGEEGELLHLSCDEANGDDSHIKSDQLVGVEVTVTSSDPHNQSQDTSSSLTASPCPTNTQNRQEEEGEKRGEGEVCSREQRRKRLNDLLLTLQHS; from the exons ATGGACCAGAGAGTGAAGGGGGGAACCCCTCCTACCACATCCTCCACTGTGGACCCCACGTCTGCACCTGAAGACTCTGAGCAGGACCAAAAGAGGAGAGGCGAAGGGGTGAATGGTGATGTggggaaaaaggaggaggagaaaagaggagcaggaagaaagagagaaggagacaaGGGGGCAGTCCTGGAGCTGCTTATTGAGGGGCGATGTGGAAGCGTgggtcagcagcagcttcagatcTCAGGCAGAGAGGCGAGCTGCCCTGACGGGAATGTACGAGTCCGAATTGGACTGCAGGCCAAGCGCACCAAGAAGCCGCCCAAGATCTTGGAGAGTTACGTCTGCAAGCCCACCATCAGGACCTatcagagacacagcagggGGGGACTGCTGAGGGGGGACGGAGAAGGAGGGGCGGGCCAGCAGGGTAAAACCAGCTCTACACCCGCTGAAGCAACCAGGGAGCCACACTCAGGCTTGGATGCTGTCCAAACCACATCCAAACAAACTGCATCTGCTGCTTCACCACCACTTACATCATCTTCATCGTCATCGTTGCAGTCACTGTCATTATCATCTACGACAGCTTCCACTCCAGCATCAGTCCCGGCAGTTACCAGCCAAGGGACCAAGTCTGCCAAACAG GTTCCTATCAAGCTGGCCGATAAGACAGAGGTGAACTCAAATGGCTCATCAGAGAGAGTGAAGAAAGACAAGCTTCCAGGTGTCAATGGCCAGCCTGTCCCTGCTGGACCCTGCTTACCTACAACAGACCAGGCAGCTTCAACTACTCTCTCTGCCCCAAGCAACCAAACAGTCTCCACATTGGAACCCAGGAATGATGGAAACACCTCCAAGAAACATAATGGTTTGGTACAGACAACGAAACAGAAGGGACTATCAAATGGGAAAGGCTCTGCCAACGTGCTTGGCACTTCCATCTCATCAAAAAGCAAAGTTGGGAAACAGAGCAGTTCCTCTGTTTCGTCCATGGACTCCTCCACAAGACCACCAGTTTCCACCAGTTCCAATAAAGAACTTTCCAGTAAGAGTCGGCCAGACTCTCCATCCTATCCCTCTGTCACCTCCAAACCACAGTCTTCCCCCACAGTAGATCCCTCTGCTGCCCAGTCTCAAGGTCAGGATGACTCTctagagaaaaagaagaaagcaaAGAAGGAGAAACGGAAAGAGAAGAAATCAAAACGAGATAGACTGGAGGCTGAAAGCAGAGCAAAGagtgagagcagaaagcaagaagtcaagaagaagaaaaaggagaagggGAAGAATGCTAAGATCAGACATGGTAAAGAAAAGGATGAGAGATATAGGAGTGATGATATAAGGAGGGATGAAGTACAGACTGACAGAGGAAAGACTGAGAAAAAGAAGGATGATTTAAGCCCAGATAGACAAAGAACAGAGGAGAATAATTCAAAGTGTGGTGAAACGGCTGACAAAATAGATAAAGCCTCTAAAATAGCAAATCCAGGCCGAGCAGatgagaaagaaaagacagacgACAGTTGCAAGCCAGTTAAACAAGCCGAGCCAGCAACGACAACAGGTGACATCAGTAAATCAAAAGAACAGGACGTCTCAAGACATTCAACTGTGCCTCCAAGCCACcactcttctgctcctccctctctggccaTGCCTGCTGCCCATGCTCCGatttctcccccctcctccccccaggAGCAGGACAGCCGACCGCTCAAGAAACGTAAAGCCAGAAGGCCCAGCTGGACCAAGCTAGTGCACCGGGCTCAGAGGGCGGAAAATCAGGAAGCCCCTTCAGATTCCCAACATAATCCTTCACTAAGTTTTCCCCAGAATACCAAGACGCCCCTTCCTGCCAAAGCCACTATTCAGCAGAGTGATGAGTCACACCCAGCGCCCTCTAGCTCCTTAACCACCGGCTCCTCCCCCCTGTCTTCTGCAACCAAACCTTCAACCCCAAAGCAGATTCACCCCACGTCAGAGTCTAGTCCCATAAACGCTGTCCGAAAAAGGGGCCGCCCTAAATCCCACAGCACTAGTTTAGATGATCCTCCCCACCACCGGCTTTTACTAAACGATATCCCAAGTGAGCTGTCTCTCCTTGGGTGTGACGGAGTTCAGAAAGCCCCTGCGCTGGAGCCAAGTCCAATGCTGCAATGTGCGGCTCCTACTAAATCCAGCCCCAAGAAGCGTGGCCGCCCTCCCAAACGACCCCTCCCAGAGGACCAGAGTGGAGATGCACTGAATCATACAGAGAGGAGCGAAGAGTTTCAGCGTCCCGACAGGGGAAACAGGCAGCTAAAGATCAGGAGGCTGATTAAtgaaatgaagaaaagaaagaagaggagactTCACAAAGTAATGCTGTCAGGGTATGTAGGAAAGGAGGGAAGGGGAGGCGAGGCAGCAGATGGTGAGACGTCTCTGAGAATGTGTAAATCGATAGAGGCTACAACGGTACACACTCTCTCAGccctgtcctcctcctttgGGAGTAAGCTTGGCCCTCAGATCAATGTGAGCAAGAGAGGAACCATCTACATGGGCAAGAGGCGTGGACGCAAACCTAAATCCCAAACTGCTAACCTAAATTCCAACTCCCAGAACTCCACTCAGACGTCCTTGTTTACCAATCCCTCGGAAACATCTCTCTTCTCGTCTAACCCGCCCCAGGCTCCTCCCTCTCACCCttttccctccccctctcttacTCACTCCAGCGGGGCTCAGAGCCCTTACAGCGAGGGGAGCCTCACAGAACCGACATCCTCCCTAGTTTTTCCTCACCccttctccctcccctccccatcATCCTCCTGTACATCCCCtcgccctccctcctcctcatccctctctccctttgtGAAGAAGAGCTGTCCATGTCAGGGAAGGCATCACTTCCCCTTTCACCAGTCTTCATGTAAGCTCTCCTGTCCCACCCCTCCTTTGCATCACGCACCTGGCTCTCCCGGCCACCTGAAAGAGGCCACGCCGTCCCCAAGGAGTGAATCCCACAGCGAAGAAACTCTGCCTAGTGACAGTGGGATTGGAACAGATAACAACAGCATCTCAGAGCGAGGGGAGATAAGGGGAGCTCGAGGCATGCTGAGGTTGGGGCAGGGCTCAGGTTTGATTCTGGGGGGTCAAAGACACCCGCCCTCTTTTGTGGACCGCCCTTCTCCAGTCTCTTCACCCCTCTCTCATATGGCCAGACATGCAAATCCTATAACCAACTCAAATGCTGCAGAgcgacacagagacagacaccgGCACAGGCGCAGGGATTACGACTGTTCCCCTTCCTGTACTTGCATGTGTCCTTGCCCCTGCCCAGGTCACACCAAGTGCACTCACTCGGACTATTATCCTTGCCTTGGGCATAATGCactgaagagacagaaaaataaacacaagaagaagcacCAGCAGCTGCACATGCAGGATCCAGAGTTTCTGGCTGAGTTAGAGGAGCTGATTGGCCAGTTCAGCGAGGTCCATATTGGACGGCGGAGTTGGGCAAGGACAGGACTGGGACAGGGCTTTGATGGGAATCAGAGCGCTGCTGGAGGGAGACGACATCACTCATCCTCTCATTCCCTCCGCTCCAACATCTTCAGAATCAATCTAAATGGCTTCTACTCACCTCACCCTTCATCTTTCCCCACCaatccctccttctcctcacagCCTTACTACCCCTGCCATTGTAACAGGAAGCCAGATCGCAGGCAATGTGGCTGCCCGTCAAAGTTCCAGGAGACCATTGAAAACATGGGCTTTTACAGCAGCTATCCTCCGCCACTTTACCACCACCTCCCCAGCTCCTACCCTCTTCCATCTCCTCACCAGTATGCCCCCCATCAGCCCCACCATGCCCACTTCCTACTCAACCCAGCTAGATTCCACAGGCGGAGGAGTAGGTTGCTAAGAGAAGGAGCATTAGGAGGAGAGGTTGAGGGAGATATAAGGGGAGGGAGTGGAGGAGGCCCACACCTCAGCTCAGGGTTCACATCCAGCTTTTCTTGTGGCTGTGGGAGGAacgaacacaaacacaaacataaacatcgTCACAGACATTGTGAGCGAGAcatggatgaggaggaggacttacatgaggacgaggaggaggatggattGGAGAGAGAGGGCCTGGCCAGATCAAAGCCAAGGTCAGGGTTCATTCTGGGGCAAGgacaaggaggaagaaaagggacACGAGGAATGGGGAGTATGCTGTCTAAAGAATCGCCTTGGTTATGTGACAGTAGGAACGATtccttttctgctgctgctgcctcctcctcatcttcagcagagagatacaaacacacatccctCACCTCTCTGGGCCTGGGTTCCTCTCACCTGTCTTCTTTTGGAGGAGGATGGGGTGGCTTGGGCCAGAGCTGGACAAAGTTCGGTGGCCTGGGAAGTATGAGATTTGGAAACTCAAACCCCAGCTGGAGAGGCTTCTCTGGAGACCGGAATGCAGGCAGACTGACTGTGTCAGacggagaggatgaagaggaaggcgCAGAAGAGTCACATCTATACAGGACATCCCCATCGCCAACACACACTAACCTGTTCACTtctgctgccatggcaacagggGGGAGGGGTTTGAGGAGTGGATTGGCCAGTAGGAACCCAGGAAGTGGAGACAGGTCAGTGAGGAGAGATGAACCAGcatggacagagaggagagaagcag GTTTACAAGGTGACACAAGGAGCCGGGGGCAGCAGAAAAGTGTGCCAACGCCAGACAGCTCGGCggtgaaaaacaaaagaaggcCAGGACGGCCCAGGAAGCACCCACTGCCCTCCACTGTCTCCTCCCCCACACACTCATCTGCTACTCCGTCCATGTCATCGCCTGACCTCATGCCAGGATACAGCCACAGCAGAGATGGGAGAGAAgtgggagggaggaaagaagaaatagtgccagagagaggcagaggaggaggtgacacCGTGCAGCAGgtgacagagctggagctgcaggctaagaggaagagaggaaggaagagaaaaCACGGTGACTCTCCATGTCATCAGAG TGTCACTGAGGATACATTTGAGTGTGACAGCCTCCCTGAATGTTTTAGCCAATCAGATTTTGACCAGGCTCCGTCCCAACCAGCAGCCATCCAGAGTGAGGAGAGAGCTGATGGTCCGCCCAAGAAAAAGTTCCTGAGGGCAGGTCTTTACTCAGACGATTACAAAACGACAGA TCCTCCCTCCCATGCCCAGAAAAACTGCAGAGAGAGTATGGAGTACACACCAGGAGAGCATGAGTAtagcctcctccctgctccCATACATGTTG GGAAGTACCTGAGGCTAAAGCGAATCCATTTCCAGCTGCCCTATGATGTAATGTGGCTGTGGCAGCACAACCAG CTACAGCGGCAGCCTGCTGTCCCCCTGAAGAGGAAGCGGCGTTACTGTAAGTTGCCATTATTAG GCCGGCTGAAAGAGAGGACAGTATGCTCTCAGCAGACAGCG GAGGAGAGCTCTAGTGACATTACCAGCTTGTTCCCTCACCTCAACATGGAGCCTCTCACCAGCAGTGAGAG GAGCTTTGTGGTGAAACATCACGTGTTCCTTGTGAGGAACTGGGAGCttgtgagagacagacagatccGAATGAGGATAGAgcgggagagggagagagacgcAGAGGGCGAGGAGGGCGAGTTACTACATCTGTCCTGTGATGAAGCCAATGGGGACGACAGCCACATCAAGTCAG ATCAGCTAGTGGGGGTGGAGGTGACCGTTACCAGCAGTGACCCCCACAACCAAAGTCAGGACACCTCCAGCTCACTCACTGCCAGCCCCTGT CCCACCAACACCCAAAACagacaagaggaggagggagaaaaacgAGGGGAAGGagaggtctgcagcagagaacagaggaggaagcGGCTGAATGATTTACTTTTGACCCTGCAGCATTCATAA